The nucleotide sequence GCGTCCCAGCGTGGACCTGCCCGTCTATAAGCGCAAGCTGGCGCAAGGCGCGATCCGTCCCTGACGCTTCGTGCGCAGGGTGCCGCCACAGGGGCTGCGCGCCCCTGGCGGCGCTCTGTATGTACCCCGGCGCTCAGCGATCCGCCCCCTATTCCCCATCCTTGCCCTCGCCCGGACATCGCCGCGGCCGCTTTCCGCATGACCATACAGGTCATATATATGATTTGATTGACATGAATGAAATTCGAAAATAAGATCGACGGCACGATCAACAGCGGGCACGGCGCCAGGACGCACGCGACCGTCCCGTCACCAGGAGGAAGACTCATGATTCATGCCGTATTGCACGACGCGAAGGACACGGTCGCCGTGGCCGTGGTCGAAGGCATCACCGCCGGCACGGACCTGAACGCCTGGATCATGGATGAAGACAAGATCATCCAGGTCAAGGCCAAGCAGGACATTCCCATCGGCCACAAGGTCGCGCTGAAGGATATGAAGACGGGCGACACCGTCTTCAAATATGGCGTCGATATCGGCAAGGTCGTCTCCGACATCCAGGTGGGCCAGCACGCGCACGTCCACAACATCAAGACCAAGCGCTGGTAGCAGGACGGCAAGAACCGCCGCATCGCCACCGCCCCGGCGGCTGCCTCACGCAACGCCCGCGCACCGGCCGCACCCGCCGCTGCCCCATACCTATTCACGCCTGCCCAAGGACACACTCATGGCTGTCATTTCCGCATCCACCACCTTCCGCGGCTATCGCCGCGACAACGGCCGCGTCGGCGTACGCAATCACGTCATCGTGCTGCCCGTGGACGATATTTCCAATGCCGCCGCCGAAGCGGTGGCCAACAACATCAAGGGCACGATGGCCCTGCCCCATCCGTACGGCCGCCTGCAGTTCGGCGAGGACCTGGAACTGCACTTCCGCACGCTGATCGGCACGGGCTGCAATCCCAACGTCGCCGCGGTGGTGGTCATCGGCATCGAGGAAGGCTGGACCAAGCGCATCGTCGACGCGATCGCCCAGACCGGCAAGCCGGTGGCCGGCTTTTCCATCGAGCTGCACGGCGACCACGACACCATCATGCGCGCGTCCAAGGCCGCCAAGGAATTCGTGCACTACGCGACCTCTCTGCAGCGCACGGAATGCCCCATCAGCGACCTGTGGGTGTCGACCAAGTGCGGCGAGTCGGATACGACCTCGGGCTGTGGCGCCAACCCGACCGTGGGCAACGCCTTCGACAAGCTCTATCCGCTGGGCACCACGCTGGTGTTCGGGGAAACCTCCGAGCTGACCGGCGGCGAACACATCGTTGCCGAGCGCTGCGCCAACGACAGGGTGCGCGAACGCTTCATGTTCATGTTCGACCGTTACCAGGCCATGATCGACCGCTGGAAGACCAGCGACCTGTCGGAATCACAGCCCACCAAGGGGAATATCGCCGGCGGCCTGACCACCATCGAGGAAAAGGCCATGGGCAACATCCAGAAGATCGGCAAGAAATGCCGCATCGACGGCGTGCTGGACAAGGCGGAAACCCCCGACCACCCGGGCCTGTGGTTCATGGACTCGTCCTCGGCCGCCGCCGAAATGGTCACGCTGTGCGCGGCCTCCGGCTACGCCGTCCACTTCTTCCCCACCGGCCAGGGCAACGTGATCGGCAATCCCATCCTGCCGGTCATCAAGATCTGCGCCAACCCGCGCACGGTGCGCACCATGTCCGAACACATCGACGTCGATACCTCGGGCCTGCTGCAGCGTGAAATGGACCTGGACCAGGCCGGTGACAAACTGCTGGAGTGCATGATGGCCACCATCAACGGCCGCTGGACCGCCGCCGAAGCCCTGGGCCACCGCGAATTCGTGCTGACGCGCCTGTTCGAAAGCGCCTGACGATCCGCCCGCCGGCAGGCAGCAGCCGGCATCCCCTGGCGCACCGGCCCGCAGATGGCCGGGCGCCGCCACGCCGGCCGGACCGCGCACGCGCCCGGCGGCGTTCCCCCTACCGGAGGAGACAATCCATGAAACGCGTATCCACGGATCTGCCGGTTTCGGCTACCCGTCGTTCCACCCTGGGCCTGCTGGGCGCCGCCGGCCTGGCCGCGATGACACCGCTGTCGAAGGCGCTGGCGCAAGGCGACAAGTGGCCTTCCAAGCCCATCAACTACGTGGTGCCCTTCCCGCCCGGCGGGCTGACCGACGTGGCGGCCCGGCAGGTCGCCAAGGCCTTGTCGTCGGCCGAAGGCTGGAACGTGGTCGTCGAGAACAAGCCGGGAGGCAGCGCGAATATCGGCGCCGCCTTCGTCGCGCGCGCCGAAGCCGACGGGTGTACCTGGCTGGCCATGACCATGTCGCATGCCGCCAACGCCACGCTGTTCAAGGGCAAGGCCGGCTACGACCTGATGACGGACCTGGTGCCGCTGGCCGGGCTGGCCTCGTCCTCGATGATGATCGTGGTCAATCCCAAGAGCGATATCAAGACGCTGGCGGACCTGACCAAGGCGGCCAAGGCCAAGCCGGGCGGACTGTCCGCGGGTTCCAGCGGCAACGGCACGCCGCCGCACCTGACGCTGGCGCTGTACATGCAGTTGACCGGCACCAAGCTGCTGCACGTGCCGTACAAGGGCGGCGCGCCCTCGCTGACCGACCTGATCGGCGGCCAGCTGGACGTCATTTTCTCCAATTACCCGGAATCGCTGGCCTACGTGAAAGGCGGGCAGCTGCGCGCCCTGGCGGTCACCACCAAGGAGCGCAGCCCCGACCTGCCCGACGTGCCGACCGTGGCCGAGGCCGGCCTGCCCGAACTGGTCGTCGAGAACTTCACCGGCGTCATGGCGCCGGCGCATACCGACCCCAGGCTCGTGGAGCGCATCGGCAAGGCCATCGAAAAACAGGTCCAGACGCCGGAGATGCAGAAAACGCTGACGCAACTGGGCTTCATCCCGCGGCCGCGCGGGCCGGCCGAGTTCAAGCAGTACCTGGCCGGTGAAGTGGCACGCTGGGCCAAGACCATCCAAGAGGCAAACATCCAGGTCGGATAAGCGCCGCCTGCCCCCTTACGTAGCGAGTATCGAGCGAGTCGCCCTATGCATATCGTGATTTCCGAGTTCATGGACACCGGCGCCGTCGATCTGCTGCGCCGCGATTTCCGGGTGCGGTACGAGCCGGACCTGGTGGACCGGCGCGCCGATCTATTGAAGGCGGTGGCCCAGGCCGATGCCCTGATCGTGCGCAACCGCACGCGCGTCGATGCCGACGTGCTGGCCGCGGGCGCCGCATTGAAGGCGGTCGGCCGCCTGGGCGTGGGCCTGGACAATATCGACGTGCGGGCCTGCGAGCAGCGCGGCATCCATGTACTGCCGGCCACGGGCGCCAATGCGCGCGCCGTGGCGGAGTACGTGGTGACCAGCGTGCTGGTCCTGATCCGCGGCGTCTACCACAACAGCGGCCAGGTGGCGCAAGGCGCCTGGCCGCGCACCGCGATGTCCAACGGCCATGAGGTGCATGGCCGCACGCTGGGCATCGTCGGCTTCGGCGGCATCGGCCGGATGACCGCCCGGCTGGCGCAGGGACTGGATATGCGCGTGGTGGCCCATGA is from Bordetella bronchialis and encodes:
- a CDS encoding Bug family tripartite tricarboxylate transporter substrate binding protein; the encoded protein is MKRVSTDLPVSATRRSTLGLLGAAGLAAMTPLSKALAQGDKWPSKPINYVVPFPPGGLTDVAARQVAKALSSAEGWNVVVENKPGGSANIGAAFVARAEADGCTWLAMTMSHAANATLFKGKAGYDLMTDLVPLAGLASSSMMIVVNPKSDIKTLADLTKAAKAKPGGLSAGSSGNGTPPHLTLALYMQLTGTKLLHVPYKGGAPSLTDLIGGQLDVIFSNYPESLAYVKGGQLRALAVTTKERSPDLPDVPTVAEAGLPELVVENFTGVMAPAHTDPRLVERIGKAIEKQVQTPEMQKTLTQLGFIPRPRGPAEFKQYLAGEVARWAKTIQEANIQVG
- a CDS encoding hydroxyacid dehydrogenase gives rise to the protein MHIVISEFMDTGAVDLLRRDFRVRYEPDLVDRRADLLKAVAQADALIVRNRTRVDADVLAAGAALKAVGRLGVGLDNIDVRACEQRGIHVLPATGANARAVAEYVVTSVLVLIRGVYHNSGQVAQGAWPRTAMSNGHEVHGRTLGIVGFGGIGRMTARLAQGLDMRVVAHDPMLGDGDPIWRETGVAPADLAGLLAQADAVTLHIPLTDGTRNLFDAKRIAAMKDGAVLVNTARGGIVDEAALAQALREGKLGGAAMDVFGEEPLPGGSPLAGAPNLILTPHVAGLSVEANTRVSDMVAQRVAHVLKQG
- a CDS encoding UxaA family hydrolase, whose amino-acid sequence is MIHAVLHDAKDTVAVAVVEGITAGTDLNAWIMDEDKIIQVKAKQDIPIGHKVALKDMKTGDTVFKYGVDIGKVVSDIQVGQHAHVHNIKTKRW
- a CDS encoding UxaA family hydrolase is translated as MAVISASTTFRGYRRDNGRVGVRNHVIVLPVDDISNAAAEAVANNIKGTMALPHPYGRLQFGEDLELHFRTLIGTGCNPNVAAVVVIGIEEGWTKRIVDAIAQTGKPVAGFSIELHGDHDTIMRASKAAKEFVHYATSLQRTECPISDLWVSTKCGESDTTSGCGANPTVGNAFDKLYPLGTTLVFGETSELTGGEHIVAERCANDRVRERFMFMFDRYQAMIDRWKTSDLSESQPTKGNIAGGLTTIEEKAMGNIQKIGKKCRIDGVLDKAETPDHPGLWFMDSSSAAAEMVTLCAASGYAVHFFPTGQGNVIGNPILPVIKICANPRTVRTMSEHIDVDTSGLLQREMDLDQAGDKLLECMMATINGRWTAAEALGHREFVLTRLFESA